CAAATCTTCAGATCTTGTGTGTTGTCCCAATCACGTACATATGGGTCATTTGCAGCTGTCATTGATTAGGAGAATTGCTCGATGTTTCACATCACTCACCAATAGAGCAGTTTAATTGGGTCATTTTAAACAATCACAAAATGCTGAGATTAAAGGAACCTCTACACAGATTATGAGCAAGAGATTAAAGAACATATAACAGCGTTGTGCTCATTAAGTATATTTGAATGCAGTGTAAAGCTACAATTTCATGCAGTTTTGCAACACTGCAGGAAAATGCAAACCATCACCATTGCCTTGCCAATGACCGGCCAGGGAATCCCATGCCTCCCGCGCCCAAAGAGCCCCTTCAAGAACGACCAAAAGCAGAGCAAGATCCAGCCGCTGCACACGAACTCCCCGATCCCCGGTCCTTCGGCGTCGGTGGTACTGAGAACTCGCAGCAAACCGACGGCGAAGGCCCACAGATTGACCAGCATTACCGCGGTCCCTGGAACAAACGCCGGCGATGAGTCGAAGGTGAACCGCCCGGGGTCGTCCACGTCTTCGCCAGGCCTTCGCTGCTCTTTCTGGGTGATCTCGAAGACGGTGTCCGAGATGCCGAGAAGCTTGATGACAACGCTGAAGAAGCCGAGAAGCCATGCGGTGGACGAGTAAATCCTCTGCATCCTCTGGTTATTCCACCATGCTCTCGCCGACAACCCGTAGCGGAAGTATTCTACCAATGTGTAGATGTTGTAGGTCACAAAAAGAGCCAATGCCACAACAAAACCCACTTCTGATGTCTGCAACATTTCAAggattgttaattatatatgcaaTGCATTACAGAACAAACTGCTTGTGCCTTACGTTAGGCAAGAAGGTGGAGTTCGAGAGGAGGCAGTAAGCCGGGAGCAGAGCATAGCAGACCTCGACGATGGATCTCACAGCCCAAACAAGTAAGATCAAGTACGCGAGACATTGCCGGAGCATGAGCTCTTTGGTGATGACAGAAACTACTGGGTTTTTCTTGCTAACCAGGATCTCCAGAAGGCCTGTTGCCCACCTCTTGTGCTGCGTCAAGCTCGCCGGACCGCCTACGGGGGCAGAGCCGAGGAACGCAGGTGGGTCCAGCATCAGAGCCACCGTTCTCCATCCCATGGAATGGCACCTCAGGCTTGTGAGGATGTCCTCCGTCATCGAACCATAAACCCAACCAATCTGAAAACGCAATGAGATTAGCATCGAAATTATAATGAAATTTCTTGACGTAATGCATGTATACCTCATCGCCCCAAGCTGTGTTGAATTCATAAGAACAAGAAGCAACCATTTCAGCGACTGCAACACGACTGGAAAGGTCGCCGGGTAATCCAGGACTACTGATTCCTGCGGTTATTTGAACGGCCGAGTGCATGAATTCCATAGAGGTTCCGTAGAACAACCGAAGTTCTTCGCTAGACAACATTTCTGTTGAATTGTCCTTCGAACTGCATTCCAGTAATTGGAGTCGAGAAAAAAATTTGCCGCCTTTCTTCTTAAATCTGGAACCATTTGGTGGGACGCCATATATGACTTTTCTCCGTTGGAGGCATCCTGTTCCGGCATAAAACGGGCCTTGAATACCTTGTATACCGGGCACAAGGGACTGAAAAGATTGAAGGCAATTAATCTCTTACAAAGAGAATCAGTGCAGGCACTTAAATTGTTTTGTTTATTTGATGATTCGAGCTACGATGCATGCAAGCAGACCTGTTGGAGGACTACGAGTTGGTTTCCGAAGGGATCATCCTTGAGAGCTCTATGGAACTGCTGCGGAGCCTGGGCGAAGGCATTATTGTTCACCTCGTCGGGGGAGTCAAGGAGCAGACACATGGCATGGAGGATGACTTGTGGGTTGTTGGCGAACATGTCGCAGTCGACGTTGAGCACGAATGGTGCATTGGTCATCACGCCCGACACCCTCGTCTGCCATTCAGTAACGTAAGTTTTGCTGAAACAGATACTGTAAACATATATGGTTCTTCAATGTTTTACTGAGTTTTATAAAACATGGGTCGAGCAAGTTATTAatctaatttaaaataaattaattggtCTCGTGTTTTTAAGAAtttgagtttggttcatttagatatcATTAAGCTCTATTAATTAATTCGAACATCTTTGATTGTTCAAtcttaagcaattaattaataattaccaGAACATTCATGGCTCCTGCCTTGTAGTGATGTGGATGCTCTGGCCTCTTCTCTCTGGCCACATAAATTAGATGTGGCATTATCCCTTCTTGTTCTGATCCTTTCTTGTTCTCCCATAAAATCTAAGTGATTCATATATGAGAcaaacaaatataaaataaatagctaaataaatggCGGTTTAATTAGAAATTAAGGGATAATAATTAAGTCGTCAGATATATGCATGATATATATGATACCTTGACTATGCTTGGATGGTTCTTGctctcgatcttgaagaagtccTTGAACTCATCGTTACTGTGATAATTAGGAATTTGGTCTTCATTATTTACAGATGCAACTCTTCGAGTTAGTTCTTCATACTCATTCTATGATTAACAATTAAGTATATTAAAgatctatttaaattaatttccactaattaattaaggaattaattaatcAAACCTTGACATGCCTCCACTCTTGGATGAAGTCAGCTGAGGAGTTCAGCTGTGGTTCAGTACTAGAGAAGTAAACGGAAGGCGCTCGCACTCTCACGCCATGCTTCTTGCAGAAGGGAACCCAGAGCTTGGCGAACTCCACGGActcggagaaggagaagaaggtcacTGGCGACGCTCCGTCGTCGGAAACATAGCAAGCAAGCTTGTGAACCGGATAGTCCAGGGCCAGCAAGGAGAGTACCGTGTCGACGGTGATGATCGGAGGCTCCAGCGTCGGGTCGGCGGTGGTCACAAACATGTCCACGGCTGGAAGATCACCGTACCTGCATCCAAAGTGCGATCTATATTAATTATTGAAGGCATCGATCGAGAAGTTGATGATATTAGTGATTTTTTTACGTGTTTGCCAAGTGCTGGGGGTGAGATCTATAAACGATCCGGTTCCATCTGGCATTGAGATAGAGGAACCAGATGAAGGCGAACCATGACTCGCAAACGAAGGCGACGAGCCAAGTGGTTCCATGGCGGTGAAGCGAGGCGAGACGATAGGCGAggagggagaggaggagggagaggaTTACGACATCCGAGAGCCGTTGGAGAGTGTTGTTGACACAAACTCTCTCGTTGAGAGGGAGGGCGTGGGACTTTGCCATTAATGGGAAATACAAGCTAAGTACTGGAAAGGCTAAGAATATAAGAGAGTATCGAAGTTGAATCCTTCATTATCATCCTTCTCAACCGCACACTTCGAAGAGTTGATGATAATAACTCTTTCTGGACGGTACCCTGCAGCGGCCGCAGAAATGAGAAATGCGGATAAGTTGTATGCCGTAGCCTTAATCATCAAAACTTGTCAATCAagtctttaaaagacttttttttttaaacgaaaTCATTAGGTCTAGCGTCATGCAATCAAAGTTGAACCTTAATTTGCTTGCGTGAGATCCATCGACCAATTACTACCAAACCCAAAAATTAACGAAAAATAAATGAGCCGCATGACCGCTCATTTCTTGTGGATTAagaatttgttttttaaaaaatgaaatcagTAGGTAATTTAGCGTCACGCTATCAAAGTCGACCCTTGTTTGCGTGATCCTTGTTTGTGTTCACTCTCCTTTGTCTCTCAAATCCACGTATTGAAATGTGGCCCTTAAATGAGGGATTTGGACATATGAAAGTGCAGCCATCGATCGAGCTGTGAAAAATGGGACTATTATTGAACTTAATAATTAGAGGTGGCCACCGTTTGGTGTGACGACGCATCATGTTTTGGACAGATCCTAACAATCCCATCTTTTTGTCTTTTTTTGGTCTAGCTCACAAGACCATTTCGATGACGCAATTCACCTTAGCTTTCCAGCTGGGGGTGATGAGCACAGTACGGAGCACATGCTCatgctttttgtttttttatctaGACTTTCCAAATCTTCCTGCGTTTTGGGCTTCGATctcttgaaaattaatttttcacaagagcgtttttaaatatttataagctATAAAAGTTTGTGTAAGTACTTAGGTGATTGAGCAATAattttaatgtgagtagtggtaagtaaaaattcaattaaattgaattaaccgTTCTAAATCGATCGATTTCGTAAttctattaaattaaataaa
This genomic stretch from Zingiber officinale cultivar Zhangliang chromosome 7A, Zo_v1.1, whole genome shotgun sequence harbors:
- the LOC122001017 gene encoding cellulose synthase-like protein H1, which translates into the protein MAKSHALPLNERVCVNNTLQRLSDVVILSLLLSLLAYRLASLHRHGTTWLVAFVCESWFAFIWFLYLNARWNRIVYRSHPQHLANTYGDLPAVDMFVTTADPTLEPPIITVDTVLSLLALDYPVHKLACYVSDDGASPVTFFSFSESVEFAKLWVPFCKKHGVRVRAPSVYFSSTEPQLNSSADFIQEWRHVKNEYEELTRRVASVNNEDQIPNYHSNDEFKDFFKIESKNHPSIVKILWENKKGSEQEGIMPHLIYVAREKRPEHPHHYKAGAMNVLTRVSGVMTNAPFVLNVDCDMFANNPQVILHAMCLLLDSPDEVNNNAFAQAPQQFHRALKDDPFGNQLVVLQQSLVPGIQGIQGPFYAGTGCLQRRKVIYGVPPNGSRFKKKGGKFFSRLQLLECSSKDNSTEMLSSEELRLFYGTSMEFMHSAVQITAGISSPGLPGDLSSRVAVAEMVASCSYEFNTAWGDEIGWVYGSMTEDILTSLRCHSMGWRTVALMLDPPAFLGSAPVGGPASLTQHKRWATGLLEILVSKKNPVVSVITKELMLRQCLAYLILLVWAVRSIVEVCYALLPAYCLLSNSTFLPNTSEVGFVVALALFVTYNIYTLVEYFRYGLSARAWWNNQRMQRIYSSTAWLLGFFSVVIKLLGISDTVFEITQKEQRRPGEDVDDPGRFTFDSSPAFVPGTAVMLVNLWAFAVGLLRVLSTTDAEGPGIGEFVCSGWILLCFWSFLKGLFGRGRHGIPWPVIGKAMVMVCIFLQCCKTA